In Blattabacterium cuenoti, the following proteins share a genomic window:
- the greA gene encoding transcription elongation factor GreA codes for MVKFEYITKEGLKKLQKEIERLENIERPKISMQIAEARDKGDLSENAEYDAIKEAQGFLEMNISKLKKKLSNSRIIDGSQINRTRVSILSTVRIKNLTYGGEQIYTLVPEGEADLKSGKISINTPISTGLLGKQVGEIAHIKLPNKMILDYKILEIAFSE; via the coding sequence ATGGTAAAATTTGAATATATAACTAAAGAAGGATTAAAAAAATTACAAAAAGAAATAGAGAGATTAGAAAATATAGAACGTCCAAAAATATCTATGCAAATAGCAGAAGCTAGAGATAAAGGAGATTTATCAGAAAATGCGGAATATGATGCAATAAAAGAAGCGCAAGGATTTCTAGAAATGAATATATCTAAATTAAAAAAAAAATTATCCAACTCCAGAATTATAGATGGTTCACAAATAAATAGAACAAGAGTTTCTATACTATCTACAGTTAGAATTAAAAATTTAACTTATGGTGGAGAACAAATATATACTTTAGTTCCAGAAGGAGAGGCCGATTTAAAATCGGGAAAAATATCTATCAACACCCCGATATCTACTGGATTACTCGGAAAACAAGTGGGAGAAATAGCTCATATTAAACTTCCTAATAAAATGATACTTGATTACAAAATTTTAGAAATAGCATTTAGTGAATAG
- the rseP gene encoding RIP metalloprotease RseP, with the protein MTSTFIRFIQLFLSISTLIIVHELGHFILAKAFKVRVERFFLFFDPWFSIFSKKIGDTIYGIGWLPLGGYVKITGMVMDNVEKSSIKKNWEFRSKSSIKRLLIISGGIISNILLSIIIFTLLLFKYGETYLPTKNVRYGIEVDALGEKIGLKNGDKILFVNGKYIKYFNDMPRAIVLGNSITVDRMGKVINLPLDNNKKRFLFDRKEYNFFIRPRIPPIINHMVNDYSESNISGLKNNDEILSINSESILFLDELKETLYKYINERVLVSVNRDGDIIQKIAYVHPKNLLGIYLKSFIDMNEIFLFEKKKYSFIESLPHGIKKTWTILKNQIFFFKNVFHIQTKAYKQIGSFFSMAKEFPSKWNWDIFWTFTATLSIWLAFLNLFPIPSLDGGYILFIIIEMITRKKINENIVEKCTIFGFLIISVIMILIIAWDIFKVFLS; encoded by the coding sequence ATGACATCTACTTTTATTAGGTTTATACAATTATTTCTTAGTATATCTACATTGATCATAGTTCATGAACTTGGACATTTTATATTAGCTAAAGCATTTAAAGTAAGAGTTGAGAGATTTTTTTTATTTTTTGATCCTTGGTTCTCTATTTTCAGTAAAAAAATTGGTGATACTATTTATGGTATTGGGTGGTTACCTTTAGGTGGTTATGTTAAAATAACTGGGATGGTGATGGATAATGTAGAAAAATCTTCTATAAAAAAAAATTGGGAATTTCGTTCAAAATCATCTATAAAAAGATTATTGATTATATCAGGAGGTATAATATCAAATATACTTTTATCAATTATTATTTTTACTCTTTTACTATTTAAATATGGAGAAACTTATCTTCCTACAAAAAATGTGCGATATGGGATTGAAGTAGATGCTTTAGGTGAAAAAATAGGATTAAAAAATGGAGATAAAATTTTATTTGTTAACGGAAAATATATCAAATATTTTAATGATATGCCAAGAGCTATTGTTCTTGGAAATTCTATTACTGTAGATCGTATGGGAAAGGTTATTAATTTACCATTAGATAATAATAAAAAAAGATTTCTTTTTGATAGAAAAGAATATAATTTTTTTATTAGACCCCGTATTCCTCCTATAATAAATCATATGGTAAATGATTATTCAGAATCTAATATTTCTGGTTTAAAAAATAACGATGAAATATTATCAATAAATTCAGAATCTATTCTATTTTTAGATGAATTAAAAGAAACATTATACAAATATATAAATGAAAGGGTATTAGTTTCTGTAAATAGAGATGGTGATATTATTCAAAAAATAGCATATGTTCATCCAAAAAATTTATTAGGAATATATCTGAAAAGTTTTATTGATATGAATGAAATTTTTCTATTTGAAAAAAAGAAATATTCATTTATTGAAAGTCTACCTCATGGAATAAAAAAAACTTGGACTATTCTAAAAAATCAAATATTTTTCTTTAAAAATGTTTTTCATATACAAACAAAGGCTTATAAACAAATAGGTAGTTTTTTTTCTATGGCTAAAGAATTTCCTTCTAAATGGAATTGGGATATCTTTTGGACTTTTACTGCTACTTTATCTATTTGGTTAGCTTTTTTAAATTTATTTCCAATTCCATCATTAGATGGTGGATATATTTTATTCATTATCATAGAAATGATAACAAGAAAGAAAATCAATGAAAATATTGTTGAAAAATGTACAATATTTGGTTTTTTAATAATTAGTGTAATTATGATTCTCATTATTGCTTGGGATATTTTCAAAGTTTTTCTATCTTAA
- the murA gene encoding UDP-N-acetylglucosamine 1-carboxyvinyltransferase — MGSFKIKGGNILKGEITPQGAKNEALQVLCAVLLTHEKLRIKNIPEIEDVKCLMKILENLGVIIEKNGIGDYSLQAKNINIEYLNTDQFLEYGKSIRGSIMVAGPLLARFGKVKIPIPGGDRIGRRRLDAHLIGLKLLGAVIHYHNEHKYFHLYLNNKKKRLIGNYILMEEASITGTANIIMAATLANGKTIIYNAACEPYIQQLCKLLNKMGAKIKGIGSNLIKIIGVSNLGGCIHVILPDMVEIGSWIGLSAITCSEIRIKNVSWKNLGVIPKTFQKMGIKLEKKKDDIYIPSQKSYKINKLLNNAILTISDAPWPGLTPDLLSVLIVVATQAEGSVLIHQKMFESRLFFVDKLIEMGAQIILCDPHRATVIGLNHQSYLKGSILNSPDIRAGISLLIAALSAKGTSIIKNIEQIDRGYENIDHRLRILGADIVRI, encoded by the coding sequence ATGGGAAGTTTTAAAATAAAAGGAGGAAATATTTTAAAAGGAGAAATAACACCTCAAGGTGCTAAAAATGAAGCATTACAAGTATTATGTGCAGTTTTATTAACACATGAAAAATTAAGGATCAAGAATATTCCAGAAATAGAAGACGTTAAATGTTTGATGAAAATATTAGAAAATCTTGGAGTTATAATAGAAAAAAATGGAATTGGAGATTATAGTTTACAAGCTAAAAATATAAATATTGAATATTTGAATACAGATCAATTTCTTGAATATGGAAAATCTATAAGAGGTTCTATTATGGTTGCTGGCCCTTTATTAGCAAGATTTGGAAAAGTTAAGATTCCAATACCTGGAGGAGATAGAATTGGAAGAAGACGTTTAGATGCTCATTTGATAGGATTAAAACTATTAGGAGCTGTAATTCATTATCACAATGAACATAAGTATTTTCATTTATACTTGAATAATAAAAAAAAACGTTTAATCGGAAATTATATTCTTATGGAAGAAGCTTCTATTACTGGAACAGCTAATATTATTATGGCAGCTACATTAGCGAATGGAAAAACCATTATATATAATGCAGCATGTGAACCATATATTCAACAATTATGTAAACTATTAAACAAAATGGGTGCAAAAATAAAAGGTATTGGATCTAATTTAATCAAAATAATTGGAGTTTCAAATTTAGGAGGATGTATTCATGTGATATTACCTGATATGGTAGAAATAGGAAGTTGGATAGGGTTATCAGCAATTACTTGTTCTGAAATACGAATTAAAAATGTTAGTTGGAAAAATTTAGGAGTAATACCAAAAACATTCCAAAAAATGGGAATAAAATTAGAGAAAAAAAAAGATGATATATATATTCCATCACAAAAATCTTATAAGATTAATAAATTATTAAATAATGCAATATTAACAATATCTGATGCTCCTTGGCCTGGATTAACTCCAGATTTATTAAGCGTTTTAATTGTTGTAGCAACTCAAGCGGAAGGTAGTGTATTAATTCATCAAAAAATGTTTGAAAGTAGATTATTCTTTGTGGATAAACTTATTGAAATGGGAGCGCAAATAATATTATGTGATCCACATAGAGCTACAGTTATTGGATTAAATCACCAATCTTATCTTAAAGGATCTATATTAAATTCCCCAGATATTAGAGCAGGAATTTCACTTCTTATAGCAGCTCTTTCTGCCAAAGGAACTAGTATTATAAAAAATATAGAGCAAATAGATAGAGGATACGAAAATATAGATCATAGATTACGTATTTTAGGAGCAGATATTGTAAGAATATAA
- a CDS encoding HIT family protein, with amino-acid sequence MNRKDIFQKIIENKVFAYKVAENFDYLAFLDLYPMKIGHTLVIPKKRIDNIFSMTENDFISIMSFSRKIGLSLEKVIPCNRIGIFVLGFEIPHVHIHLIPMDTENDANFSKKRIFLSEKNFQILSKKIKKQIDINH; translated from the coding sequence GTGAATAGAAAGGACATTTTTCAAAAGATAATTGAAAATAAAGTTTTCGCTTATAAAGTAGCAGAAAATTTTGATTATTTAGCTTTCTTGGATCTATATCCAATGAAAATAGGGCACACTTTAGTTATTCCTAAAAAGAGAATAGATAATATTTTTTCTATGACAGAAAATGATTTTATTTCTATTATGTCTTTTTCTAGAAAAATAGGATTATCTTTAGAAAAAGTAATTCCTTGTAATAGAATTGGCATCTTTGTATTGGGTTTTGAAATTCCTCATGTTCACATTCATTTAATTCCTATGGATACAGAAAATGATGCAAATTTTTCTAAAAAAAGAATTTTTTTATCAGAAAAAAATTTTCAAATTTTATCCAAAAAAATAAAAAAACAAATTGATATCAATCACTAA
- a CDS encoding alpha/beta fold hydrolase, with product MILTHNIYQKISYKIEGEGVPIVLLHGFMENSEIWNDILFNFRRKYKIILIDFPGHGKSFFPQRMNIISTMEEMSIIVLKILEKEYIKKAIFIGHSMGGYISLSIAEKNPHIFLGLCLLHSTSNSDSDKKKKIRIKSIKLAKNNFPIFVSNSINKLFNPKKLNILQIKQRLVKKIALSTSIYSVSSFLRGMSIRNSRIHVLKNNIFPKLYIIGLHDLILDPKEIKKEVKSIEKYRTKFVSLNVGHMSHVEDPKKLIKILDKFIVSNQ from the coding sequence ATGATATTAACACATAATATTTATCAAAAAATAAGTTACAAAATAGAAGGAGAAGGAGTTCCTATAGTATTATTACATGGATTTATGGAGAATTCAGAAATATGGAATGACATACTTTTTAATTTTAGAAGAAAGTATAAAATAATTTTAATTGATTTTCCTGGTCATGGAAAAAGCTTTTTTCCACAAAGAATGAATATAATTTCTACTATGGAAGAAATGTCTATTATCGTGTTAAAAATCTTGGAAAAAGAGTATATAAAAAAAGCAATTTTTATAGGTCATTCTATGGGAGGATATATATCATTATCTATTGCTGAAAAAAATCCACATATTTTTTTAGGATTATGTTTACTTCATTCTACTTCGAATTCTGATTCAGATAAAAAGAAAAAAATACGTATAAAATCCATAAAATTAGCAAAAAATAATTTTCCAATATTTGTTTCTAATAGTATAAATAAATTATTCAATCCTAAAAAATTAAATATTTTACAAATAAAACAACGTTTGGTAAAAAAAATTGCTTTATCTACATCTATTTATAGTGTTTCCTCTTTTCTAAGAGGAATGTCTATCAGAAATAGTAGAATACACGTACTAAAAAATAATATTTTCCCAAAATTATATATTATAGGATTACATGATTTAATTCTTGATCCAAAAGAAATTAAAAAAGAAGTAAAAAGTATTGAAAAATACAGAACAAAATTTGTTAGCCTTAATGTAGGCCATATGAGTCATGTAGAAGATCCAAAAAAATTAATAAAGATACTTGATAAGTTTATAGTTTCTAATCAATGA
- a CDS encoding type III pantothenate kinase: MLLTINIGNSSLRFGLFNNNYNLKCNCSWIINSNPHRSLDEYILLFRNIYQQYGIISKLVKNIVIGSVVPPLTNIVEESLYEIHKIRPIIVDRYSYSPIKHYSHQLGTDLYANAIAAYTLYKNNTTLVVDFGTALSLTCVDEYGFLQGVIIAPGVNGSLSALIRNTAQLSQIELKKPSRILGQYTEECIQSGIIYGYLSMVEGLINRINKELKKNCFVIATGGLSHIYTSLTKKIHIKDKLHTIKGLKILFHWNNKNIE; this comes from the coding sequence ATGTTATTAACTATAAATATTGGAAATTCAAGTCTTCGTTTTGGACTATTTAATAATAATTATAATTTAAAATGTAATTGTTCTTGGATTATTAATAGTAATCCACATAGATCATTAGATGAATATATTCTTCTATTTAGAAATATATATCAACAATATGGAATTATTTCAAAATTAGTGAAAAATATTGTAATTGGATCTGTTGTCCCTCCTTTAACAAATATTGTAGAAGAATCTTTATATGAAATACATAAAATAAGACCAATAATAGTAGATAGATATTCATATTCTCCTATAAAACATTATTCACATCAGTTAGGAACAGATTTATATGCTAATGCTATAGCTGCATATACATTATACAAAAATAACACTACTCTAGTGGTAGATTTTGGAACTGCGTTGAGCTTAACATGTGTCGATGAATATGGATTTCTTCAAGGAGTTATTATTGCTCCAGGAGTCAATGGTTCATTATCTGCTTTAATTAGAAATACAGCTCAATTATCACAAATAGAATTAAAAAAACCATCAAGAATACTTGGACAATACACAGAGGAATGTATACAAAGCGGAATAATATATGGATATTTAAGTATGGTAGAAGGATTAATAAATAGAATTAATAAAGAATTAAAAAAAAATTGTTTTGTCATAGCAACAGGAGGATTATCTCATATATATACGTCTCTAACTAAAAAAATTCATATTAAAGATAAATTACATACAATAAAAGGATTAAAAATATTATTCCATTGGAATAACAAGAATATTGAATAA
- a CDS encoding FeoA family protein has protein sequence MYLSNLKKGEKGIVKGYRNEEFPIKLLELGILPGVKFEVLFFSIFHDPLCISYDKSCLALRKEEAENIIIEPIINENDKIC, from the coding sequence TTGTATCTATCTAATCTTAAAAAAGGAGAAAAAGGAATTGTTAAAGGATATAGAAATGAAGAATTTCCAATAAAATTACTAGAATTAGGAATTCTACCTGGAGTTAAATTTGAAGTACTTTTTTTTTCTATTTTTCATGATCCGTTATGTATAAGTTATGATAAATCTTGTTTAGCTTTACGTAAAGAAGAAGCAGAAAATATTATAATAGAACCTATTATTAATGAAAATGACAAGATTTGTTAA
- a CDS encoding 5-formyltetrahydrofolate cyclo-ligase yields the protein MNKDSLRKKYISYRKKIPKNEFIQKNYNIFFQLRKVFFYYKKIYEKKYYHLFLPIRKYNEINTFIIIDFLLKKKKYITVPYSNFDQLSIDNCFFDKKTLLQKNKYGIYEPIYKRVIPISLIEVIFIPLLIFDLKGYRVGYGKGFYDKFINLCNKNTIKIGMSFFHPIEKIIDTHDNDLSIDIGITTNKVFVFNKFKIEKL from the coding sequence ATGAATAAAGATAGTTTACGAAAAAAATATATTTCATATAGAAAAAAAATACCTAAAAACGAATTCATTCAAAAAAATTATAATATCTTTTTTCAATTAAGAAAGGTTTTTTTTTATTATAAAAAAATATATGAAAAAAAATATTATCATCTATTTCTACCCATACGAAAATACAATGAAATTAATACATTTATTATTATTGATTTTCTTTTAAAGAAAAAAAAATATATCACCGTACCATATTCAAATTTTGATCAATTATCAATAGATAATTGTTTTTTTGATAAGAAAACTTTATTACAAAAAAATAAATATGGAATTTATGAGCCTATATATAAACGTGTAATTCCTATTTCACTAATTGAAGTAATATTCATACCATTACTAATATTTGACCTTAAAGGTTATCGTGTAGGATATGGAAAAGGTTTTTATGATAAATTCATAAACTTATGTAATAAAAATACTATTAAAATAGGAATGAGTTTTTTTCATCCTATAGAAAAAATTATAGATACACATGATAATGATTTATCAATTGACATTGGAATTACTACAAATAAGGTATTTGTTTTCAATAAATTTAAGATAGAAAAACTTTGA